Part of the Lampris incognitus isolate fLamInc1 chromosome 1, fLamInc1.hap2, whole genome shotgun sequence genome is shown below.
TACACAAAGAGCCCGAACTGATGAAGGGATACAGATAAaccttaaaaataaataaataaataaaccacaaGATGTGGGGCCTAATGGGAGGCACTGTGAACACGTTGAGGTTGGTGCAGAGGACGTGTATGCAGCATGCAGCCGTTACCCAGAGTGCGGGCCTCAGAGAGAAGGGCGCTACGACACACTCGTTTCATCGACGACCCCGGCGAGCCCAAAGACACCGGTGGCCCGGGGGCCTGTCTGTCTCCATTTAAACCAGGGTAACGCTGCCTCGTTTggaagggaagtggtgtagtgtcACCGGCCAAGAAACAGTAGGACATAACGAAGCGCTGATGTTTTCCTCCCGCGTCACAGACCTCCACGTCCATATCTGGTGCTGAGCGTAAGCGGGCCGAACCGGCCACGTCGCAGGAGACTTACCGTGGTTCTGCAGCAGATGGCGTGTGTTCATAAACGTGTCCCGTTCTGGCGCTGATGGAAGCGGTTCTGCACAGGACACTTGTCAACTGATCGTGATGCACTGTGAATTCAAACTCCATTACAAACCAAACGGGGGACACAAGTGGAAGAGgaaggggtttttttttggggggggggggagaaaaggccCATGACAGGTTGTCACAGCAGATCAGATAGGAGCCAGGAGGAAGGTGGCGGGtggggctgggggtgggggtgtcctTATGGAAAACAATGTCAGAGCCCACGGGCCTCACTACTTTTGATAGGTGCATCGCCACTGGTGAAAGCGCCAGAGCCTGATCTCTCCTCCCGTTCAGCTGAGTGCAAGTGGCAGATAGAGAGAAGAGCGCAGCTCGCCCAGCTGAGACCAGcaacccccccacctccaccctctagacacacacacacacacacacacacacacacacacacacacacacacacacacacacacacacacacacacacacacacacacacacacacacacacacacaatgggtcCCTTGCGACCATTGGTAAACACCCTGGAAACATCATGGCCAGCCTTTCTCGTCTTTCTTGGTCTTCGTTGAATTTATATATTTGTCAGTAATGTTTCTGCTTTGCCAGTCACTGCCAAGGTTGTAAGTAAGATCAACGGGCTGAGAGAGTTACGCCTCGTTTGTGTGATTTATTTTTTGATATTAAGTAAAGTGTTTTATTGTAAATCATTGCGAAGAAATAAAAAGCAAGATGACACACACTGAAGCAAGACATAAAACCTAAAACAcaggaaaacaacacaaatgGGCTGTCAACAAGGACGCCAAGCAAAAGGAAATAGATCAAGTGAGAGAGTAAAAGATATGTGTGGGaggatgtgtgtgcatgcacaagtGTATTTTTCACATGGTGAAAAATCAGGTATGgccaattaataataataataataataggccctgtgatggcttggcggcctgtccagggtgtctccccacctgccgcccaatgactgctgggataggctccagcatccccgtgaccctgagagcagggtaagcagttcggataatggatggatggatggatggataataaaaacaatgataataataataacaataaaaataatttatatagcacttcttAAAACACAATTATAAAGTGCTTCACCAACAGgataaaatacacacatacaaatacaagtatgcatacatacatacaatgtatGCATGATACGTAGACAGAAATGAAAGCACAcaaccaaaataaacaaaactaaaGGCAAACAGAGCATCTATAAAAAGGCTAACCTATAAAAATGAGTTTTCAGCAGCCGCTTAAAACAAACCACAGATCCAGCAGATCTGGTGGAAAGGCTGTCCCAAGCAGCTACAGCCTCAAAAGTACAGTCCCCCCTGGGTTCAAAATGAGAACGGGGAACAGATAAAAGgatgcagcacggtggcgcagtggttagcgcggtcacttcacagcaagaaggtcctgggttcgagccctggggtagtccaaccttggggatcgtcccgggtcgtcctctgtgtggagtttgtatgttctccccgtgtctgcgtgggtttcctccaggtgctccggtttcctcccacagtccaaagacacgtaggtcaggtgaatcggccgtactaaattgtccctaggtattaatgtgtgtgtgtgtgtgtgtgtgtgtgtgtgtgtgtgtgtgtgtgtgtgtgtgtgggccctgtgatggcctggcggtttgtccggggtgtctccccgcctactgcccaatgactgctgggacaggctccagcatccccgcgaccctgagagcaggataagcgattgggataatggatgaatgaatgaacagatAAAAGGCCTTGATCAGAAGACGTGAGTGGCTGACAGCTCCAGCAGGGGCGTACCAACTCTGCCATATATGCAGGGGCCAGGCCGTGCAAGGCCTTGTACGTAATGAGTAAAACTTTAAAATCAATTGTGTTTAACTGGAAGCCAGTTAATGGAGGTGAGACTTGGGGTGATGTGGGGCCGATGACTAGTTTTTGATGACAGCCTAGCCGCTGCATTCTTCACCGACTGCAGGCAAGCAAGAGAGGACTGTGTAATGCAGGTAAAGAGGGAGTTACAGCAGTCTAAGCAAGAAAAGATGAAGGTGTGCACCATTACTTCCAAGTTTTTGGCAGATAGTATAGTAGGTCTGATATTTCCAATATTTCTCAACTGAAAGAAACGAGACTGAATGAGTAATATGAGGTTCAAAGTTTAAATGTTGATCAGAAAGAAGACCAAGATTCTTAGGGGCAGTCTTGATGTTGTTAGCAAGGGGGCCCGATTAGGAGTGGCAAACCCAATTCCAGAGTCACGACTACAACTGTAGGAGATTCTTGTTCAGCCTTGCAACCACACGTTACCGTGTTAGCACAGCGGCTGACACTTTGCAGGAGTGGATATGCTGAGAGGGATATTAGAAGTGTTAATGAAGAATGCATTCCCATTTGAGAATAAGGCAATTAATTAGGGTGTAAATGCAGAGGGAGGACCAAGTGTGACTTCCTTTCTGAGGGAGACCCTCCAACAAATCTCACCTCTGAAGTGTCTGCAGAAAACGTGAGGCTTGATTGGGATTAGTGTGGACAGTTGGTGACGGTAATATTTTACACCACGATGACCAGGAGGGGGTCATGATGTCCGGTGAATAACCTTCGTTTCAGTTAATCCCAACAGCACTCAATATAGTCAAGTCTCACTAAACTCTGGTGGTTTCAGACCAGTGTTACAGGTAAGGCTAGTCAGGTATGGCCAAGAAAAAAGGAGTGGTTAGAGTTATGGAGAGGGACAGGGTTTACCACACTTAATCAATGATGATGTTCTAAAACCCCTGGATATTACTGAGATCCCTATGTAGTTGGCATGCTCAAACATAGTATATGTTTcttaagcatttgtgtttcgTACATTCTGTCATCTGTACCCCCGTATCACTGACAGAGCCAAGAGAAAATTAAGTTATAGGGCATAAAGGCCAATGTACGTAAATGaaatatgttgttgttgttgttgttgtttgaactCCAATTCAAAGAAAATGGAAAATTAATAGACGGCAATGGCCCAACTAGCCATTAGCTCAAATCGGCTAAGAATTGTATCTCTATTGATTGGACACAATAGGGTACACTGTTGGGCATAATTTCATCACCAATTGTCAATATTATGATAGttaaaaaagtggactttacaatgtgattgatttgataatataataatttcgtgtgtgtgtgtgtgtgtgtgtgtgtgtgtgtgtgtgtgtgtgtgtgtgtgtgtgtgtgtgtgtgtgtgtgtgtgtgtgtgtgtgtgtgtgtgtgagccctgtgatggcctggtggccctgcccagggtgtctccctgcctgctgcccagtgactgctgggatgggctccagcatctctgcgaccctgagagcaggataagcagtttggataatggatggatggatggattatcaaGAATGGGATATATGTTGAGGTTTCAGGTTGTTGTAGGGGTGGCTCTATCACTAGTTCAAAGATTTGGTCCTGGAATACTATTGTGTTACAGCCATGCAGTAGGctttttgtttgtatgaaaagtgctacacaaatgaagtctgattgattgattgattgattgattgattgattgattgattgattgatatcctGGTCATGCTGGCGGCAcactggctcagtggttagcactgttgcttcacagcaagaaggtcctgagttcgaaccgaAGGCCATCCGAGGTCTTTTctatgtgaagtttgcatgttctcaccgggttttccggtttcctcccaccatcacaaagacattcatgttagggttaatactgtaacgtgcatggattagaagacacgctggccgctggctcgcgggtctgaccccttagtctagcggttagcgatgtctcctgcggtgcgggcgatacgggttcgcttcccggccgcggcagctcctgtggttgcgttgtcccccgaattcgctacattggtgtcagaagtgggatggggcgaccgcaaggccattggaagcgtatgcgccctgaggcgtgaaggagctgatatgcttaaacacggggacgcgcttcccgaaggaggggggtagtgtaacgtgcatggattagaagACACGCTggttagcgggtctgaccctttagtcgagcggttagcgatgtctcctgcggtgcgggcgatacgggttcgcttcccggccgcggcagctcctgtggttgcgttgtcccccgaattcgctacattggtgtcagaagtgggatggggcgaccgcaaggccattggaagcgtatgcgccctgaggcgtgaaggagctgatatgcttaaacacggggacgcgcttcccgaaggaggggggtagtgtaacgtgcatggattagaagACACGCTggttagcgggtctgaccctttagtcgagcggttagcgatgtctcctgctgtgcgggcgatacgggttcgcttcccggccgcggcagttcctgtggttgcgttgtcccccgaattcgctacagtgctcctgcctgtgtccctgacctgcagctgcccactgctcctatacaatagaatgagttaaatgcagagaacaaattcattgcaaGAATTCAATTCGTTGaaggaatacaatgacaaaataaagtggctctctttCTTTCGTCTCATATACTAATTGTTGTCAGTAGCTAGTCCATGTAGCAGGAAAAATATATTAATTGAAAATCATGAAGGATAATAAATAATGGTTTCTTAGACTGGCAACATTTTGTTCCTtcgttttgttctctctctctctctctctctctctctctctctctctctctctctctctccccctctctcgctctctctctcaattcatttCAATTTGCCTTATTGGCATGAGAAATTGTTCATCTGTGATGCCAAAGCTTTTGATACTTTAAAATGTatgtaaaattaaaaaaacaaagtaGAAATAACAATAAGTGATAGTAAttaacgtctctctctctctctctctctctctctctctctctctctctctctctctctctctctctctctctctctctctctctctctctctctctcgctctctctctctcttcccctccattTTATTCAGGCATTCGGTCGGGGCGCTAACCGGGTGTCCTTTATTGATGACGTTGGTACTGATTTGGAGAGTGGTAGAGATGAAACTTTGTAAAGGTTGAGTTGTTCTGTAAATAATAGTCATATCACCTGTACTAATGTACAGCAACTTTTATAAACCTCAGAATGGATCCAATTGTAAATATACAAAGTTAAAAGGTAAGTTGTTGGTCTTCCTGGCCCTGACGGCAGTGACGTGTTTAGGTACAGCGTCTCGCGCAGGAGCTAGCGCGTTAGCAAGAGCTTTGTGCCCAAGGTAGTTCTGTTTATGGGGCCAGTTAGCttcttagctaacgttagcctttTCTGTTTCCGCCACATAATGCTGTGGAAAAACCCAACAAAGCTGGTTTAGGCCAGGCCTGTAGTTTTTGCTCAGCTGTTGACTGGAACCTCCAATATAATCACTTAAAGATAACCGAGCTCTATTGCCGTGCTTTCTGTCCGCCGGCTATTTATAAACTTGTCTAATGCAAATGTCAGGCAGCATATCAAACAACTGTTTTGTCCCTCTGCCACAGTAACTGACATATATTGAAATTCATAATGTCTGTGACGCGTCAACCAGCCAGTCCGGTTTTTAGTTTAATAAGAACTCCTTATCATAGTTGGTTACCTTCCATTGATAGAATGGACTAAGTAGACTCGCGTTGTTTATACAAGTTAATGCCTTGGTTGTGAGGAAATTCATTGTAAATTCATGTTTTCAGCTTCAGGCCAGATTAAGGCAAATCCCCCTGCAACTGCCATGCCCCAGAAACTGCTGAAGAGCGCCCAGACTGCACATTACATTGAGCTGGGCAGTTACCAGTATTGGCCAGTACTGGTGCCTAGGGGGATCCGGCTGTACACCTATGAGCAGATCCCAGTGTTTCTAAGGGACAATCCGTACATCACAGATGGATACAGGGCTTACCTGCCCTCCAGACTGTGCATTAAAAGGTGAGGCATCAAAAGAAGAGGCAGATTGCTAAGAGCAGGATGCTATCATGTATGACTGCTTAAGGAAACTGTAGCCTGTTGAAATGGCTAAAATAATCATGGTTATTTTGTTTACATAAGGCTGATTGTCTCATGGATATTGTGACAATTTTTccacttattttttctttttaaataatgCAGTTATTTTGATTCTTACGAGGATTTTAAAGTAAGATAAATCATTTAAAATTTTCAACTCCTTTAATTACTAACAGCCATGTTTGCTAAAAAGATTGTTGCAGCAGAAATTGTCTGATACCTATCATGGTGTTCATGCCACGGCAACAGGTCAGTCAGGGCAGGTACATGTTTTGCTCTTCTGTACTTATGAGCCCCAAAACTGGTATAGAATCCTTAAGAAAGCCATTTTCTACAAATCATGTTGGTCATCATGTAGCTGTTGAAGCGATTATGTTCTAGCTTTAGTGAATGTTTTGAAAAGCTCTCAGCATTCTCTTATTAAGGAAAAACTACCTGTTTTACTCTAACTTCAGCAACTTATGGTTGGATGGATTTTTTTGGTCACAGTTCATGACTCAGTCTGCCAAAGATGGTGGTTCGGTTTTTCATAATATTATATGAATGATATAAATTTCATGTGATAGGTTTTTTTAATGTGAGCCAGCTGTTACAAACTGAATGTGCCATGTAGCTGTACAGCAGGCTGTAGAGGGTAGCACCATGTTACATCTATgtcatcaggtgaatcggccatactaaattgtccgtaggtgtgaatgtgtgtgtgtcggtcctgtgatggcctggcggcctgtccagggtgtctccccgcctgccgcctaatgactgctgggataggctccagcatccctgcaaccctgaacaggataagcggtttggataaaggaaggatggatggatggttcattTACCTTCACTGTGAATATTGCACACTCCTTCATATTATCTAGTAGATTGAAAAAAAGCCTTAAAAAGAAGTTATTCATTCAAGACAAGTTTAACCCCGGAGGTGTACAATTCCATAAATGGCTAGGCTGGAAGGTACACTGGCTTGTGGTGCAATAAATGAAAGATTTATTATGCACGCGTATCAGTGTTGATTGCTTAAATGAATCTGTACTGATGCTTATTTTGCTGGGTGTACCAGGGGAATGTATAGCAACATGGCCACGTAGCCAAATCTACCCCTTAAAATCATTGCAGCTGATAGGTGAAGTGAATATTCACCGTTGATATCTTTAAATAACTTTTGTACTCTCCCTTTGTCCAGCCTCTTCATTCTGTCCAATGAAACGGTGAATATCTGGAGCCACCTGCTTGGCTTCCTGCTCTTCTTCTGCTTGGGTGTGTACAATATGGCCTCAGTGCTACCCTCCACAGGAGCCTCCAGAGAGGACTATGTCATCTACTCCATAGGACTCTTCTGCTTCCAGGTACTGAAGCTCTGATAGAATGGGATTTGAGCTTAGTGTGGCGAAACATGTCATCTGTGATGTTAAAGGGAACTCTCATCTGGTCAAGGCAGACTTATGCTGCCTTCAAGTCATATCTAATTTACTGTAATCATGAGATGACAAATTTCTGAGTGTGTGATGTTTTGGGGCTTGTTGGAGGTCAAAAAGATAACCACGAGTCAGTGACATgtgcacctgcacacacaaacaaagatcTCTTTAAATTGGCCATCTTTAAATTGGCTCAAAAACTCAATGATTTATCACTTTCATACTTGATGCATTCTTATTCTTTAATTTGTCACAGAACCATAAAGAACAGCAACATCAAGATAGCAATTTTACTTAAAGTGTCTGTTTTGGTGTTATTTCTGACCAAAACCAAAATGGATGAACAGAAAGCCTCCTTGAAGCCCTTCATAAAGGCCTGATGTCTGAATTTCCCCAGCTGTGTATGCTGTGCTCCGTGGGCTACCACATATTCTGCTGTCACCGATCAGAGAAGACCAGCCGCCGCTGGATGGCGCTGGACTACGCTGGAGTCTCCATTGGCATCCTGGGGTGCTATGTCCCTGGAGTTTTCTATGCCTTTTACTGCAATAATGTAAGTCAAATGGGAAACTTAGGGGCTCAGACAAACAGACAATTCTGGTAGTTTTTACAAACTGAGGGAAGAGTTTTGTTTCGGAGTCAGGCTGCTGTGAGTTGGTAAGATATCAGATGCTCTTCCAGCATTAGCCAGCAGAACACCTTTAGACTAGAACAGGACCTCCGCAAAATACAAGATGTCAATTGATGACAGCAACTGAATTCAAGTGGGAGAAGTTGTACAAAAACAACTAAATGCAGGAGGTAAATTTATGTTGAGGGGGGCAGTGTCTCATGTAGGTATGTTCAGAGAAGTTGGACTTGGGTTTTCATCTGTTCTACTCTGGTCCAGTTGTTCTTCCCTGGTTGGGGTTAGGGGGTCGTTGGTTTTATGACTAGACCATATTGGTACAGTTCATCTGATGGTAGGTGAGCCTTAGAGAAGCTTCTTTTAACTGCTAACACACAGCAAGGGTCACACTTGTGTTAAAAGGAAGAGCCTGGCCGCTAAACCTTCCATTGAGATGACTAAGTAGATGTTCTGCTGAGCAGTCAGTTTTGTGGTATAATTAGGACAATTTATTGTGTCGCCTACCTTGATTTTTCAACAGACTGACCTCTCATAGGGTATCAGAAACTTTGCCTGACAGAGTTCTTGGGCTGGACATGGCTAAAATGTTTACATTATCATAAGACTAAGCCAAAGACCTCATTGGAAAGCTCATGATCTGGAGAGTAACATGTCAGTCTTGAGCACCTCAGTGGCTCTTGCAAAGTGTTATTGACCTTTGAACGTTGACTCAGAGACAAATTTGAAGACATGTGACTCAACAACAAAAGGACCTATAGGCCTAGGGTCAAGTGTTTTGGAAAGCTTTTGACTTCTGCTATTGTGTGGGTGTTGTGAACAACAGGGAGCATCGCTGGAATACAACTCCCTATTTCCCAGTTAGATAGCTCAAATTCATCAAAGCGGACATGTTCCTCACCCCCAAAAGCCACTAATTTCCTGCTCAGTTTCATATTCACACCTTCCaaaatagtaaaaaaaagaacaataaaACTACAGTACCCATGCAGCCCTACATTGCTGCATTTTGCAAGTGTCAAATTGTAGTGTCCCCCCCCCGCTTATGGATGGATAAGAATAGATTTGTGAAATTTGGATTTTGAAATATCTTCTCAATGTTTTAAGGGACTAAAGACTGAATTTTTGTACATTTGTGAGATATACGTATGATCTTAGagcaaattaaaaaacaaaaaccagattGTTTGTGCTGAGCTGTGAAAATGTTATCCAGAAGAACTCTACGCTCATCCCTTTACTGCCCATAGAAAGCTTTAAAGATGGACACACGAACCTTTAAACTGAGCGGCTCTTTAAAGATGGACATGCAGTCTCAGTtaaatgaagagaaaaaaaaagaccatctGAAGGGTTGTGCGTCATGTGGTTGGCTGTGTGGCTCCAAATCAGCGTTGCATGGTAACAGGCACCACATGTAGTATATGTGATGCCACATATTGCCATAGGAATGGTGTGATTGGTCCGCTGATATCCACGGTTAAAAGGGGTGATGGTGAACTAATGGGTTGCATCAACATATGCACATGGGTATGATGTAATATTTGAACACTTGATAAACACAACGGCAGTGATTTGTTTGTAAAATTATATGAGGAAACTTAAAACTCTTACTTACCGACCATATTATTAATAAGCCCTGATGAACGATGGCTTGTTGGCTTGACTAGTCAGACAAAATGGTGTTGAATAATCAAGAGGGCCTCCAATAAATAGTGTGAAAGTTCACTCTAAAATGTGGAAATGTGTTCAAGTGCGAGCATGTggaggcatccgggtggtgtggtggtctattccgttgcctaccaacacggggatcgccggttcgaatccccatgttacctctggcctggtcgggtgtccctacagacacaattggccgtgtctggtgggaagccggatgtgggtatgtgtcctggtcgctgcttggtcagggcacctgttcgggggggactggagggaatagcgtgatcttcccacacgctacatccccctggcaacactcctcactgtcaggtgaaaagaagcggctggcgacgccacgtattggaggaggcatgtggtagtctgcagccctccccggatcggcagagtgggtggagcagcgaccgggatggctcggaagagtggggtaattggccagatacaattggtaagaaaaaggggggggaccccccccctaaaaaaagtgCGAGCATGTGTGCAGGGACATGATTGTGATGTGAGCGATTATGTCCCCAGTGTGAAGTTGTTAACCAAACCATAACAGCAGAGAGATGTTAAATGTAGGTGCGACAGTCAGAATGTCTGTGCTGTGCTTCACACTGTAGGTTACCTTCCTGCCCACCTTGCCCTTGTTTCCATGGGAAACGCTGTACATAGCAGCAGTAATTGAAAAAAACTATAGCAGACCCCACAATCTCACTGTCCTACATTGTTCCCAGTGAAGAAATGACGCGACACGTTAGCGACGCTGGGTATTTGAGAAAACATGTCAGTTTTAGAGCCTTACTGCAGCCAGCAGCCACCCACCTTTTCTTCCACCAAATGATTGGCTGCAGCGCagcttgtgccccccccccc
Proteins encoded:
- the paqr3a gene encoding progestin and adipoQ receptor family member 3a, translated to MYSNFYKPQNGSNCKYTKLKASGQIKANPPATAMPQKLLKSAQTAHYIELGSYQYWPVLVPRGIRLYTYEQIPVFLRDNPYITDGYRAYLPSRLCIKSLFILSNETVNIWSHLLGFLLFFCLGVYNMASVLPSTGASREDYVIYSIGLFCFQLCMLCSVGYHIFCCHRSEKTSRRWMALDYAGVSIGILGCYVPGVFYAFYCNNYWRQVYLLTVLAMILAVFFAQIHPHYLSKQWKKLRSLIFCSVASYGLIPTLHWVWITGGFSSELVQAFVPRVMVMYFLAALAFLFYVSKVPERYFPGQLNYLGASHQVWHILLVLMFYWWHQSSSFIMAYRHSQPCPDYPQHA